From the bacterium genome, one window contains:
- a CDS encoding cell division protein ZapA, producing the protein MPQPVEVVIMGQTFSVTSDDGEEHVREVAAHVDRTMREIASRGKVVSSFTAAVLAALNIASEWHKLRQTVAETDAAIERLADRLATAGDATGAIKERAIRNG; encoded by the coding sequence ATGCCGCAACCGGTCGAGGTCGTGATCATGGGGCAGACCTTCTCCGTCACCAGTGACGACGGGGAAGAGCACGTCCGCGAGGTCGCGGCCCACGTCGACCGGACGATGCGCGAGATCGCCAGCCGCGGCAAGGTGGTGTCCTCCTTCACCGCCGCCGTGCTCGCTGCATTGAATATTGCCAGCGAATGGCACAAACTGCGCCAGACTGTCGCGGAGACGGATGCCGCGATTGAGCGCTTGGCGGACCGGCTGGCGACAGCCGGGGATGCGACGGGCGCTATAAAGGAGAGAGCGATTCGGAACGGGTGA
- a CDS encoding TIGR00282 family metallophosphoesterase: MNLLFLGDIVGKPGRLAVRQRLPKLIHRERADFVVANCENVAHGAGVDPDSCRELFDAGADVLTSGNHIWRRKEIADYLEREPRLLRPANFPPGAPGRGAATFSTAGGTTVAVVNLIGRVFMDAVDCPFQAGEALVRDLRAKTPVIFVDMHAEASSEKAAMAYHLGGRVSGVVGSHTHVQTADQRLLDAGTAFMTDAGMCGPVDSIIGVKAELALRRFVTHLPVRFEPASGATWVQGAVIAIDDTSGRATDIRRIQEVVDRP, from the coding sequence ATGAACCTCCTTTTCCTCGGCGACATCGTCGGCAAGCCCGGTCGTCTCGCGGTGCGGCAGCGGCTGCCGAAGCTGATCCATCGCGAACGGGCCGACTTCGTCGTCGCCAACTGCGAGAACGTGGCGCATGGCGCGGGCGTCGATCCCGACAGTTGCCGCGAGCTCTTCGACGCCGGGGCGGACGTGCTCACCTCCGGCAACCACATCTGGCGGCGCAAGGAGATCGCCGACTATCTCGAGCGCGAGCCGCGCCTGCTGCGGCCGGCGAACTTCCCGCCCGGCGCGCCGGGGCGCGGCGCGGCGACCTTCAGCACCGCGGGCGGCACCACCGTCGCGGTGGTCAATCTCATCGGCCGGGTGTTCATGGATGCCGTCGACTGTCCCTTCCAGGCCGGCGAGGCGCTGGTGCGCGACCTGCGGGCGAAAACCCCGGTGATCTTCGTCGACATGCACGCCGAAGCGAGCTCGGAGAAGGCGGCGATGGCGTATCACCTCGGCGGCCGCGTCAGCGGCGTGGTCGGCAGCCACACCCACGTGCAGACGGCGGATCAACGCCTGCTCGATGCCGGCACCGCGTTCATGACGGATGCGGGCATGTGCGGGCCGGTCGATTCGATCATCGGCGTCAAGGCCGAGCTGGCGCTGCGCCGCTTCGTCACCCACCTGCCGGTGCGCTTCGAGCCTGCCAGCGGCGCGACCTGGGTGCAGGGCGCGGTCATCGCCATCGACGACACGAGCGGCCGCGCCACGGACATCCGCCGCATTCAGGAGGTCGTCGACCGCCCATGA
- the ftsY gene encoding signal recognition particle-docking protein FtsY, whose product MQGQEHLVALAAAGAALLLLVGLLLLLARRRRGRAAAGGGAGRASWTSGLAKTRGHLARRLFESWSGSGDVDGWLLQVEEILLSSDVGIKATQALLGRLGAAGRAARDAGELRAAARDAVRDLLAAPAPSAPAQPPEVIVVVGVNGVGKTTTIGKLAHRFRQQGRKVVLVAGDTFRAAAIEQLTAWAERVGAEIVKHQHGADPSAVTFDGVQAALARQADVVIVDTAGRLHVKANLMEEVKKIARTTAKLVPDAPHQVLLVIDATSGQNALAQARTFNQALGITGVVLSKLDGTAKGGVALAIRGELDLPIRYVGLGEQPDDLAPFDAEAFANALFSDDDGNG is encoded by the coding sequence ATGCAGGGCCAGGAGCACCTCGTCGCGCTGGCGGCCGCCGGCGCCGCCCTGCTGTTGCTGGTCGGTCTCCTGCTGCTGCTCGCCCGCCGCCGGCGCGGGCGCGCCGCGGCGGGCGGCGGCGCGGGGCGCGCGTCCTGGACCAGTGGCCTCGCCAAGACGCGCGGCCACCTCGCCCGGCGGCTGTTCGAGAGCTGGAGCGGCAGCGGCGACGTCGACGGCTGGCTGCTGCAGGTCGAGGAGATCCTCCTCAGCTCCGACGTCGGCATCAAGGCGACGCAGGCGCTGCTCGGCCGCCTCGGCGCCGCCGGCCGCGCCGCCCGCGATGCCGGCGAGCTGCGCGCCGCGGCGCGCGATGCCGTGCGCGATCTGCTCGCGGCCCCCGCGCCGTCGGCGCCGGCGCAGCCGCCGGAGGTGATCGTGGTGGTCGGCGTCAACGGCGTCGGCAAGACCACCACCATCGGCAAGCTGGCGCATCGCTTCCGCCAGCAGGGCCGCAAGGTGGTGCTGGTCGCCGGCGACACCTTCCGCGCCGCGGCGATCGAGCAGCTCACCGCCTGGGCCGAGCGGGTCGGCGCCGAGATCGTCAAGCACCAGCACGGCGCCGATCCGTCGGCGGTGACCTTCGACGGCGTCCAGGCGGCGCTGGCCCGCCAGGCCGACGTCGTGATCGTCGACACCGCCGGCCGGCTGCACGTCAAGGCGAACCTCATGGAAGAGGTGAAGAAGATCGCTCGCACCACCGCCAAGCTGGTGCCCGACGCGCCGCACCAGGTGCTGCTGGTGATCGACGCCACCAGCGGCCAGAACGCGCTGGCGCAGGCGCGCACCTTCAACCAGGCGCTCGGCATCACCGGCGTCGTGCTCAGCAAGCTCGACGGCACCGCCAAGGGCGGCGTCGCCCTCGCCATCCGCGGCGAGCTCGACCTGCCGATCCGCTACGTCGGCCTCGGCGAGCAGCCCGACGACCTGGCACCGTTCGACGCCGAGGCGTTCGCGAACGCGCTGTTCAGCGACGACGACGGCAATGGCTAG
- the smc gene encoding chromosome segregation protein SMC yields MRIKQLELVGFKSFPQRTVLDFPSGVTGVVGPNGCGKSNIVDAIRWVLGEQSPKHLRGDAMEAVIFNGNERQSPLGMAEVSLTFDNDRPLAPPSELDLEVSTLPAHIRELPEITITRRYFRSGEAEYLINRMPCRLKDITELFLGTGVGSKAYAIIEQGRVEQLINAKPEDRRLFIEEAAGTTLYRARKQAAERKMERTRENLSRVNDILHEIDRQTQYLERQAKKAEAHKRLVEELRGLELRVSGRQWQALQRDLAALDATRERLAGDAERLRGELDANQDAHQAAAAAVADAEHRHAAAREQLAVLEAERLSVQQRIAMLEEQRAERERRSVRLGEDADAARAAQATTSERVRQAEREREASAQYLAFDEGELLKCEEALAAGRNALATLSAALEAAKGALVEHVTREVEVRNGLASLTRRREEIARQLDKLRGEERALEQRREEIDAHLTTRRADLERLRGELAQATGEQEARANELRALAEARRRWERQAVEVEGVFVQAGSRLASLEQIQSNYEGYHRGVRAIMREEQHPDGVLGVVADVIDIPQQYERAVAAVLGERLQYVIVRGEEEGAEAVDRLRQEAMGRSSFIPLQPRVPDLAAVQSLNGTSRQMLDLVRVRDEYRSVAQALLGEVVLVPDLATAIAMWRQHGVRVTLVTPDGDVLDPSGVITGGSDRPIEEELLARRREIEQLRESAARSGRELAEVRAQLEEVGHAMTAAETAVQSLGEGAHQLTVQIVAAEKDIERLEIERPQCCSRRDVVRYEIESLLDEERAAAADEVALRQRHDELARQHQALEQALIERRAETDEAVARAEALTSQVTTVKVRVAERRERQAAAAAAVEALRRQQRELDERLTALQAEREQAEGERATLEQDVATARAREVEQVAQRAALEAAVAAGAVAVEAAGGGLRAAEQRGRELQAAIDELRTAQSQAEIARSEARLRGEHLVGAMREKYEVDLATLEPVASDEDVNEEEERARVDAVRQRLLRLGEVNVGAIDELREFEERGTFLRTQRDDLQASLADLERTIQKLNRASRTKFAETFAKANETFQRVFPRLFRGGEGKLVLTNEHDLLESGVEIVVRPPGKRLDTVSLLSGGEKALVAVSLIFSLFLINPTPFCILDEVDAPLDDANIGRYSQMIKEMSAHSQFILITHNKRTMESADILYGVTMQEPGVSKVISVAIN; encoded by the coding sequence ATGCGGATCAAGCAGCTCGAGCTGGTTGGGTTCAAGTCATTCCCCCAGCGAACCGTCCTCGACTTCCCTTCGGGCGTGACCGGGGTGGTCGGGCCGAACGGCTGCGGCAAGTCGAACATCGTCGACGCCATCCGCTGGGTCCTCGGCGAGCAGAGCCCGAAACACCTCCGCGGCGATGCCATGGAGGCGGTCATCTTCAACGGCAACGAGCGGCAGTCCCCGTTGGGGATGGCGGAGGTCTCGCTGACCTTCGACAACGACCGTCCGTTGGCGCCGCCGAGCGAGCTCGACCTCGAGGTGTCGACCCTGCCGGCGCACATCCGCGAGCTGCCCGAGATCACCATCACCCGCCGCTACTTTCGCTCCGGCGAGGCGGAGTACCTGATCAACCGCATGCCGTGCCGGCTGAAGGACATCACCGAGCTGTTCCTGGGCACCGGCGTCGGCTCGAAGGCCTACGCGATCATCGAGCAGGGGCGCGTCGAACAGCTCATCAACGCCAAGCCGGAGGATCGTCGCCTGTTCATCGAGGAGGCCGCCGGCACGACGCTCTACCGCGCCCGCAAGCAGGCGGCGGAGCGCAAGATGGAACGGACGCGCGAGAACCTGTCGCGGGTCAACGACATCCTGCACGAGATCGATCGCCAGACGCAGTACCTGGAGCGCCAGGCCAAGAAGGCGGAGGCGCACAAGCGCCTGGTCGAGGAGCTGCGCGGCCTCGAGCTGCGGGTGAGCGGCCGGCAGTGGCAGGCGCTGCAGCGGGATCTGGCGGCGCTCGACGCCACCCGCGAGCGCCTGGCCGGCGATGCCGAACGCCTGCGCGGCGAGCTGGACGCGAACCAGGACGCGCACCAGGCGGCGGCCGCCGCCGTGGCCGACGCCGAGCATCGCCACGCCGCGGCGCGCGAGCAGCTCGCGGTGCTCGAGGCCGAGCGGCTGAGCGTTCAGCAGCGCATCGCCATGCTCGAGGAGCAGCGCGCCGAGCGCGAGCGGCGTTCGGTCCGACTCGGCGAGGATGCGGACGCGGCGCGCGCCGCGCAGGCGACGACCAGCGAGCGCGTGCGGCAGGCGGAACGCGAACGCGAGGCGTCGGCGCAGTACCTGGCGTTCGACGAGGGCGAGCTCCTGAAGTGCGAGGAGGCGCTGGCCGCCGGGCGCAACGCGCTGGCGACCCTGTCGGCGGCGCTGGAGGCGGCGAAGGGCGCGCTCGTCGAGCACGTCACCCGCGAGGTGGAGGTGCGCAACGGCCTCGCCAGCCTGACCCGGCGGCGCGAGGAGATCGCCCGCCAGCTCGACAAGCTGCGCGGCGAGGAGCGCGCGCTGGAGCAGCGGCGCGAGGAGATCGACGCGCACCTGACGACCCGCCGCGCCGACCTCGAGCGGCTGCGCGGCGAGCTGGCGCAGGCCACCGGCGAGCAGGAGGCGCGCGCCAACGAGCTGCGCGCCCTCGCCGAGGCGCGCCGGCGCTGGGAGCGGCAGGCGGTGGAGGTCGAGGGCGTGTTCGTGCAGGCGGGGTCGCGCCTCGCCTCGCTGGAGCAGATCCAGTCGAATTACGAGGGCTATCATCGCGGCGTGCGCGCCATCATGCGCGAGGAACAGCACCCCGACGGCGTGCTCGGCGTCGTCGCCGACGTCATCGACATTCCACAGCAGTACGAGCGCGCCGTCGCGGCGGTCCTCGGCGAGCGCCTGCAGTACGTCATCGTGCGCGGCGAGGAAGAGGGCGCCGAGGCGGTCGACCGCCTGCGCCAGGAGGCGATGGGGCGCTCGAGCTTCATCCCCCTGCAGCCGCGCGTGCCCGACCTCGCCGCCGTGCAGAGCCTGAACGGCACCTCGCGCCAGATGCTCGACCTGGTGCGGGTGCGCGACGAGTACCGCAGCGTCGCCCAGGCGCTGCTCGGCGAGGTGGTGCTGGTGCCGGATCTGGCGACGGCGATCGCGATGTGGCGCCAGCATGGCGTGCGCGTGACCCTGGTGACGCCGGACGGCGACGTGCTGGATCCGAGCGGCGTCATCACCGGCGGGTCGGACCGGCCGATCGAGGAGGAGCTGCTGGCGCGCCGGAGGGAGATCGAGCAGTTGCGCGAGAGCGCGGCGCGCAGCGGTCGCGAGCTCGCGGAGGTGCGGGCGCAGCTCGAGGAGGTCGGGCACGCGATGACCGCCGCCGAGACGGCGGTGCAGTCGCTCGGCGAGGGCGCGCACCAGTTGACGGTGCAGATCGTCGCCGCCGAGAAGGACATCGAGCGCCTCGAGATCGAGCGCCCGCAGTGCTGCAGCCGGCGGGACGTCGTGCGCTACGAGATCGAGAGCCTGCTGGACGAGGAGCGCGCCGCCGCGGCCGACGAGGTGGCCCTGCGCCAGCGGCACGACGAGCTCGCCCGCCAGCACCAGGCGCTGGAGCAGGCGCTGATCGAGCGCCGCGCCGAGACCGACGAGGCGGTGGCGCGCGCCGAGGCGCTGACCAGCCAGGTGACGACGGTGAAGGTGCGCGTCGCCGAGCGCCGCGAACGCCAGGCCGCCGCCGCGGCGGCGGTCGAGGCGCTGCGCCGCCAGCAGCGCGAGCTCGACGAGCGGCTGACCGCCCTGCAGGCCGAGCGCGAGCAGGCGGAGGGCGAGCGGGCGACACTGGAGCAGGACGTCGCCACGGCGCGCGCCCGCGAGGTGGAGCAGGTCGCGCAGCGCGCCGCCCTCGAGGCGGCGGTGGCCGCCGGCGCGGTCGCGGTCGAGGCGGCGGGTGGCGGCCTGCGCGCCGCCGAACAGCGGGGGCGGGAGCTGCAGGCGGCGATCGACGAGCTGCGGACGGCGCAGAGCCAGGCGGAGATCGCGCGCTCGGAGGCGCGCCTGCGCGGCGAGCACCTGGTCGGGGCGATGCGCGAGAAATACGAGGTCGACCTGGCCACCCTCGAACCGGTGGCGAGTGACGAGGACGTGAACGAGGAGGAGGAGCGGGCGCGGGTCGACGCGGTGCGCCAGCGCCTGCTGCGCCTGGGCGAGGTCAACGTCGGCGCCATCGACGAGCTGCGGGAGTTCGAGGAGCGCGGCACGTTCCTGCGCACCCAGCGCGACGACCTGCAGGCCTCGCTCGCCGACCTCGAGCGGACGATCCAGAAGCTCAACCGCGCCTCCCGCACCAAGTTCGCCGAGACCTTCGCCAAGGCCAACGAGACCTTCCAGCGCGTCTTCCCGCGCCTGTTCCGCGGCGGCGAGGGCAAACTGGTGCTCACCAACGAGCACGACCTGCTCGAGAGCGGCGTCGAGATCGTCGTCCGCCCGCCGGGAAAGCGGCTCGACACCGTCAGCCTGCTCTCGGGCGGCGAGAAGGCGCTGGTGGCGGTGAGCCTGATCTTCTCGCTCTTCCTCATCAACCCGACCCCGTTCTGCATTCTCGACGAGGTCGACGCCCCGCTCGACGACGCCAACATCGGCCGCTACAGCCAGATGATCAAGGAGATGAGCGCCCACTCGCAGTTCATCCTGATCACCCACAACAAGCGGACGATGGAGAGCGCCGACATCCTGTACGGCGTCACCATGCAGGAGCCCGGCGTGTCGAAGGTGATCTCGGTCGCCATCAACTGA
- a CDS encoding tyrosine--tRNA ligase, whose translation MISPDEQLARLERGTIHIIPRQELLEKLSAGRPLRVKLGVDPTAPDIHLGHTVGLTKLRQFQDLGHTAILIIGDFTAMVGDPSGRSATRPQLTRAAVEAAAQTYQEQVFKVLDRARTEVRWNGEWFARMPFQDVIRLGAQCTVARMLERDDFATRYREGAPIGIHEFLYPLMQAHDSVEIRADVELGGTDQTFNILLGRQLQKDAGQPPQVALILPLLEGTDGVQKMSKSLGNYVGVAEAPGEIFGKVMSISDELMLRWYELLTDVDLLALRRDLESGATHPMEAKKRLAETLTARFHGAEAGTLARRGFEERFQQRHLDTASLEEIAVSRQDGALWLPGLLFQAKLVKSNSDARRLLKQRAVRIDGATVESERFACAAGAELVLEVGKRRALRVRVA comes from the coding sequence ATGATCAGTCCCGACGAACAGCTCGCGCGCCTGGAGCGCGGCACGATCCACATCATTCCGCGCCAGGAGCTGCTCGAGAAGCTGTCGGCCGGGCGGCCGCTGCGGGTGAAGCTCGGCGTCGACCCCACGGCCCCCGACATCCACCTCGGGCACACCGTCGGGCTCACCAAGCTGCGCCAGTTCCAGGATCTGGGCCACACCGCGATCCTCATCATCGGCGATTTCACCGCCATGGTCGGCGACCCCAGCGGCCGCTCGGCGACGCGCCCGCAGCTCACCCGCGCCGCCGTCGAGGCGGCGGCGCAGACCTATCAGGAGCAGGTGTTCAAGGTCCTCGACCGCGCCCGCACCGAGGTGCGCTGGAACGGCGAGTGGTTCGCCAGGATGCCCTTCCAGGACGTCATCCGCCTCGGGGCGCAGTGCACCGTCGCGCGCATGCTCGAGCGCGACGACTTCGCGACCCGCTATCGCGAGGGCGCGCCGATCGGCATCCACGAGTTCCTCTACCCGCTGATGCAGGCGCACGATTCGGTGGAGATCCGCGCCGACGTCGAGCTCGGCGGCACCGACCAGACGTTCAACATCCTGCTCGGCCGCCAGTTGCAGAAGGACGCCGGCCAGCCGCCGCAGGTGGCGCTCATCCTGCCGCTGCTCGAGGGCACCGACGGGGTGCAGAAGATGAGCAAGTCGCTCGGCAACTACGTCGGCGTCGCCGAAGCGCCGGGCGAGATCTTCGGCAAGGTGATGTCGATCTCCGACGAGCTCATGCTGCGCTGGTACGAGCTGCTCACCGACGTCGACCTGCTGGCCCTGCGACGCGATCTCGAGTCGGGCGCCACCCATCCGATGGAGGCCAAGAAGCGCCTCGCCGAGACCCTGACCGCTCGCTTCCACGGCGCCGAAGCGGGGACGCTGGCGCGGCGCGGTTTCGAAGAGCGTTTCCAGCAACGCCATCTCGACACGGCCTCGCTCGAGGAGATCGCCGTCAGCCGCCAGGACGGCGCCCTCTGGCTGCCCGGCCTGCTGTTCCAGGCCAAGCTGGTGAAGTCGAATTCGGACGCGCGCCGCCTGCTCAAGCAGCGCGCCGTGCGCATCGACGGCGCCACCGTCGAGAGCGAGCGCTTCGCCTGCGCCGCCGGCGCCGAGCTGGTGCTCGAGGTCGGCAAGCGCCGCGCGCTCCGCGTCCGCGTCGCCTAG
- a CDS encoding HNH endonuclease, with the protein MLNTKVLVLNRNFLPVHVTSVRRAFSLLYQGLAEAVDDQYRTFDFDSWSALSASVHEDTIGLVDRVIRVPRVILLLTYDRIPRRQVRFNRFNVYARDRNTCQYCGQRLPRVELNLDHVIPRSQGGMSTWENIVCSCHACNRRKGGRTPKEAGMKLLHPPRRPEWTPFMLETFSLRRYREWLPFLSTVDAAYWNTELQP; encoded by the coding sequence GTGCTCAACACCAAGGTGTTGGTCCTCAACCGGAATTTCCTTCCGGTTCACGTCACCTCGGTGCGCCGTGCGTTCTCCCTCCTGTACCAGGGGCTCGCCGAGGCGGTCGACGATCAGTACCGCACGTTCGATTTCGACAGTTGGTCGGCGCTGTCGGCATCGGTGCACGAGGACACGATCGGTCTCGTGGACCGCGTCATCCGCGTGCCGCGGGTGATCCTGCTCCTGACCTACGACCGCATCCCCAGGCGCCAGGTGCGGTTCAACCGCTTCAACGTCTACGCCCGCGACCGCAACACCTGCCAGTACTGCGGCCAGCGCCTGCCGCGGGTCGAGCTCAACCTCGACCACGTCATCCCGCGCTCGCAGGGTGGCATGTCCACCTGGGAGAACATCGTCTGCTCCTGCCATGCCTGCAACCGCCGCAAGGGCGGTCGCACCCCGAAGGAAGCCGGGATGAAGCTGCTGCATCCACCCCGCCGCCCGGAGTGGACCCCCTTCATGCTCGAGACCTTCAGCCTGCGCCGCTACCGCGAGTGGCTGCCGTTCCTGTCGACGGTCGACGCCGCGTACTGGAATACCGAGCTGCAGCCGTAG
- the zapB gene encoding cell division protein ZapB, whose product MALENGNGQGVYATEAIVEDHRSMSLDSLKVLESRVDDVVARHAAIATERDRLQSELRAAQARIAELTAQLETFEKERGQIRARVESILGRLEGLDLS is encoded by the coding sequence ATGGCGCTTGAAAACGGCAATGGGCAGGGCGTATACGCCACTGAAGCAATTGTTGAAGATCATCGCTCCATGAGCCTTGACAGCTTGAAAGTTCTCGAGAGTCGGGTCGACGACGTCGTGGCCCGCCACGCGGCCATCGCGACGGAGCGCGACCGTCTGCAGTCGGAGCTGCGCGCGGCGCAGGCCCGCATCGCCGAGCTCACCGCCCAGCTCGAGACGTTCGAGAAGGAGCGGGGCCAGATCCGGGCCCGGGTGGAGAGCATTCTCGGCCGACTCGAGGGGCTCGACCTGAGCTGA
- a CDS encoding 5-formyltetrahydrofolate cyclo-ligase, with protein sequence MDESKAAIRLAMRRRRRALAPTDVAAAGAAVADAVLALGVVRAAPALLAYVDHDNEIPTDALIASALAAGKRVFLPRLDGDRMTFAEHRLGAALRPGAFGIPEPEGDPGEPGLLATAVAVLPVLAWDDAGGRIGRGGGHYDRAFAGPARPRCLLGLAYAFQHLPRVPHDPWDVRLDGVVSERGVAECWTGDAASPNRKEVEDTNGYRGDDHRQRGDRRRAGGPARRLAAAAG encoded by the coding sequence ATGGACGAGAGCAAAGCAGCGATTCGGCTTGCGATGCGCCGGCGACGGCGCGCGCTCGCGCCGACTGACGTGGCCGCCGCCGGCGCCGCCGTGGCGGACGCCGTGCTGGCGTTGGGCGTCGTGCGCGCCGCGCCGGCGCTGCTCGCCTACGTCGATCACGACAACGAGATTCCCACCGACGCGCTGATCGCGTCGGCCCTGGCCGCCGGCAAGCGCGTGTTCCTGCCGCGCCTCGACGGCGACCGGATGACCTTCGCCGAGCATCGGCTCGGCGCCGCCCTGCGGCCGGGTGCCTTCGGCATCCCGGAGCCGGAGGGCGACCCCGGGGAGCCCGGACTGCTGGCGACGGCCGTGGCGGTGCTCCCTGTCCTGGCGTGGGACGACGCCGGCGGCCGCATCGGCCGCGGCGGCGGCCACTACGACCGCGCTTTCGCGGGTCCCGCCCGGCCCCGGTGCCTGCTCGGGCTCGCCTACGCGTTCCAGCATCTGCCCCGCGTGCCGCACGATCCCTGGGACGTGCGGCTCGACGGCGTCGTCAGCGAGCGCGGGGTGGCCGAATGCTGGACGGGGGACGCCGCGTCCCCGAACCGCAAGGAGGTTGAAGACACCAATGGATACCGTGGGGATGATCATCGCCAGCGTGGTGATCGGCGCCGTGCTGGCGGTCCTGCTCGACGTCTTGCGGCGGCGGCAGGCTGA
- the rny gene encoding ribonuclease Y, whose protein sequence is MDTVGMIIASVVIGAVLAVLLDVLRRRQADGETKATQEAAERVLAEARNEAEAIRKEAELQGKEAVLQAKEGFEQEVKEQRREIQQSERRLAAREETLDRRAEQIDKRDAESKRREQSLKDREQTIAGRQEELEGLVEQTRNQLEQTAGLTRDEARKQLITSMVDEARHEAAKQIRLVEQEAKESADRQAKKIVSIAIERLAGEFVAERTVSVVHLPSDDLKGRIIGREGRNIRALEAATGVDLIIDDTPEAVVISCFNPIRREIAKRALERLISDGRIHPGRIEEVVRKAEESVEESVREAGQKAVLEVGIHGVHPEIVKLIGMLQYRYSYAQNVLSHSIEAAFICGAMAVELGLNEKQARRAALLHDIGKALTHEVEGSHALIGADIARKYGESAKIVNAIAAHHEEVKAETILAPLVDAADALSGARPGARREMLESYVRRLEDLERISNSFKGVERSFAVQAGREIRIIVAPSVVGDDQAAMLAGEVARKIESEMTYPGQIKVTVIREIRASEFAK, encoded by the coding sequence ATGGATACCGTGGGGATGATCATCGCCAGCGTGGTGATCGGCGCCGTGCTGGCGGTCCTGCTCGACGTCTTGCGGCGGCGGCAGGCTGACGGAGAGACGAAGGCCACCCAGGAGGCGGCCGAACGCGTGCTGGCCGAGGCGCGCAACGAAGCAGAGGCGATTCGCAAGGAGGCGGAGCTCCAGGGAAAGGAAGCGGTCCTACAGGCCAAGGAGGGGTTCGAACAGGAGGTTAAGGAGCAGCGGCGGGAGATCCAGCAGAGCGAACGGCGTCTGGCGGCGCGCGAGGAGACGCTCGATCGGCGCGCCGAGCAGATCGACAAGCGCGACGCCGAGTCGAAGCGGCGCGAGCAGTCGCTCAAGGACCGCGAACAGACGATCGCCGGCAGGCAGGAGGAGCTGGAGGGGTTGGTCGAGCAGACCCGGAACCAGCTCGAGCAGACCGCCGGACTGACCCGCGACGAGGCGCGCAAGCAACTCATCACCTCGATGGTGGACGAGGCGCGCCACGAGGCCGCCAAGCAGATCCGCCTGGTCGAGCAGGAGGCGAAGGAGAGCGCCGACCGGCAGGCGAAGAAGATCGTCTCCATCGCCATCGAGCGCCTGGCCGGCGAATTCGTCGCCGAGCGGACGGTGTCGGTCGTCCACCTGCCGAGCGACGATCTGAAGGGCCGCATCATCGGCCGCGAGGGGCGCAACATCCGCGCCCTGGAGGCCGCCACCGGCGTCGACCTGATCATCGACGACACGCCGGAGGCGGTGGTGATCTCCTGCTTCAACCCGATCCGCCGCGAGATCGCCAAGCGGGCGCTCGAGCGGCTCATCTCCGACGGCCGCATCCATCCGGGCCGCATCGAGGAGGTGGTGCGCAAGGCGGAGGAGTCGGTGGAGGAGAGCGTCCGCGAGGCCGGCCAGAAGGCGGTGCTCGAGGTCGGCATCCACGGCGTCCACCCCGAGATCGTCAAGCTCATCGGCATGCTGCAGTACCGCTACAGCTACGCCCAGAACGTGCTCAGCCACTCCATCGAGGCGGCGTTCATCTGCGGCGCCATGGCCGTCGAGCTCGGCCTGAACGAGAAACAGGCGCGGCGGGCGGCGCTGCTGCACGACATCGGCAAGGCGCTGACCCACGAGGTCGAGGGCTCGCACGCCCTGATCGGCGCCGACATCGCCCGCAAGTACGGCGAATCGGCCAAGATCGTGAACGCCATCGCCGCCCATCACGAGGAGGTGAAGGCGGAAACGATCCTGGCGCCCCTGGTCGACGCCGCCGATGCGCTCTCCGGCGCCCGTCCCGGCGCCCGGCGGGAGATGCTCGAGAGCTACGTCCGCCGCCTCGAGGACCTCGAGCGCATCAGCAACTCGTTCAAGGGCGTCGAGCGCTCCTTCGCCGTGCAGGCCGGGCGCGAGATCCGCATCATCGTCGCGCCCAGCGTGGTCGGCGACGACCAGGCCGCGATGCTCGCCGGCGAGGTGGCGCGCAAGATCGAGAGCGAGATGACCTATCCGGGGCAGATCAAGGTGACGGTCATTCGCGAGATCCGGGCGTCGGAATTCGCCAAGTAG